In the genome of Malania oleifera isolate guangnan ecotype guangnan chromosome 5, ASM2987363v1, whole genome shotgun sequence, the window CCCTTAGGCTCTTGGATGTGTGTGGCACTGCCAAGGATGCCTTGCTGCAGACAAAGGAAAGCACACAAGAACTTCAATCGATTCTGCGGAGAAGGCGGGGTGGTGAACTTGGACTGGCGGacaagataggagactacttgGCCTTGGGTGAGAAGAGGAAGAGGGGAATTAAGAAGTACCTGAGAAAATTGAAGGGTGTGGAAAACAAATGCAGCTTTTCTCCTTTGGACAGCAGCCATGATATTGTGGCCATGGCTAGCATGTTTACAGACTTGGAAGCAGTCACTTTCTCTGTGTTTGAATCCCTCTTGTCCTACATTTCTGGGCTAAAGGTCAAGTCGAGGCTGAGCAGTTGGTCATTGGTTTCCAAGTTGATGCACAGGAAACACACAGCATGCGAGGAAGAAGCAACAGATACTAGTGAATTTGAGAAGGTGGCTTTGGCGCTTTGTGCTCTCATTGGTTGCAAAGAGGGCAAATCTATCAGCCAGCACGTTGAGAATGTGCAGAAAAGACTAGGAAAGTTGGGGTCGAGAGTTCAAGATCTTGAAGAAGGACTAGACTGCCTGTTCAGAAGCTTAATAAGAACCAGAGTATCTCTTCTCAACATCCTAAATCACTAGCTCAAAATATGAGACCTCTTAGGCATCCAAAAATTTTGTAACATAAGTGTTATTCTTGTACAGTGTACATGAAATAGAATTGCCAGTGTATTTCATATTTGATTCTAAATCAATACAATCTTATCTACAAACAAGACCTATTTCCATTTTGTAGTAAAAGAATTAATGCTGTGTCCAAGAACTGCAAACATAAATACTCATATATATTTCTACCAGCCATGAGTTTTCCACTTTTAATGCGCATGAATTTGTGTTCATATATCTCCAACAAAAACTAGAATAAAATTGTATCATCCATGACACCAGAACAAAACTTGTTGGTCTaagaaataaaatggaaaaatcccatcaagaaaacaaataaaaatgctATTAAACCTCATGAGTTGCCCCATTAGcaaaaacaagaacaatatttGGTTGTTTGTTTGGGGGGTCAAATCTTGTACCTTACCTCGAGGAAGGTGAGAATTAAAGGAAGGCCCCTCCATCCCATGAATTAGTTGGGCTTGAAAGAGACTCGGATGCCACATTACAAATAGATTAATAAATAATTAGATTGGTCATAGGAAGTTACAATTTTACGTAATCACAGAGCTTTGGACCCTCTGGTACATCTTAGAAGTTGAAACTACTATGAATCACCCAAGCTGGACTAGAAAATACAATATTGTAAGTACAGTCATCTAATTTTTAATTCTGATCCAATCCCAACCCATTTTATTCTCGTACAGAAAACAGTGTTGAAGTTCATAGGAGAAACCTTAGGTGTCATGGGACTATTAGAATTTCACcataaagaagaaaaggaaacaaAATTTAGAGTatacaacaaaaataaaagcaaattTATCTCATCTTCATTTTAAATGTAGTAATCATTGCGATCAAAATCATAGTGTGATCTTTTATCCTTGAGAAGCATACTTAATATGTGTGGCAGGGAAATATGTAGCtgttatttctttttatttaaacaGATCAAACCTCAAAGCAAAAACAGAACCCAAAATAGAAACAATCATACAGTATGTAAAAGCCTGAGAAATCTCAGATTAAATAAACACAAATGTTTACTCATTATATTGTATAACAGATAGGAAGAACAAAAAACAAGTGTGAGATTTGAAAAAGTTGACTAGATGATGAACCTGACCACCCGAatgtaattaaatttaaaatgatGCCCAACAAAAAATGAAACATCTGATGCAGCTTTCTTTGCAAAACTTTCCTAATATCCAGGATCATGAGTTTACATAACGTTTGGTTTGAGAGATGGGATGaaatgaaattcaaaaaaaaaaatgaatagagAACATAGAGGaatcaaatgaaaatttttaactCCCATTCCATCACTAGGTACCAGACATATAGTTAATTTTTTAATACTACAGAGCAATGAATTTCATagttcaaaattaagaaattatagAGCAAGATGAGGTATCATTGAGGGAATTAATcgatgaagaagaaaaaaaaagatatatatatatatatatataatcactcATGTATAGCATTTTTTATGGATCTGTGTTAAGATATAAAATGTAATACCATGTAATATCCAGACAGGATTATAATTTTGCAAATTTAAACAGTGGGATGATAAGTTGGTTGGCCTGGTAGGGGGAAGACACTGCACAAACATCGCTGAGATAGCCCCAAACCTGAATCAATATCAAGTTGCATACCTCTCATTGAGATTCCTCGTGTCTTCATTTCCATCCTCAATGTTATATATATTGAGCAGATTGCTAGGAAGGCAAACTGCTTGACTGACTTGCAGTACATTCAAGTTTTGAACCTTCATTTTCTCTCAAGGGCAGCCTCCCTTTTGAACCTAAAAGACATAGGCGCTTGGATGTATATGCCACTGCCAAGGATGCCTTGCTCCAGACAAAGGAAAGTACACAAGAGCTTCAATCTATTCTGCAGGGAAGGCGAGGCGGGACTAGTTGACCTCGGGGAAGTGCCTAAGGAAATTAAGGGGTGTGGAAAATAAATGCAGTTTTTCTCCTTTGGGTACAAGCCATCATATATATCATGGCTAGCATGTTCACAGAGTTGGAAGCAGTAACTTTCCCTGTGTTTGAATCCCTCTTGGCCTACATTTCTGGGCTAAAGGTGAAATATCAAGGCCAAGTGGTGGTCTTTGGTTTCCAAGTTGATGCACCCGAAACTCACAGTATTAGGAAGAAGAATTGGATACCAGTGAATTTCACATGGTGACTGCTGCACTGCATACATTCATCAGTTGCAAGGGGGTAAACTCTATCAGCAAGCATGTTGAGACTTCGCAGAAAATATTAGGGAAGTTGGAATCAAGCAATCAAGATCTTGAAGGACTAGAATGCTTTTCAGAAGCTTGATAAGAACCAGACAATCTCTTTCTCAACATCCTAAATCACTAGCCCAAAATATGAGGCCTCTTGGGCATCCAAAAATTTTGTAACATCAAAGTTCAGACATACATATTGCTGTACAGTTTACATGAAAGAGAACTGAAAGTCTACTTCATCTTTGATTGTAAATCAATACAATTTTATCTGCAAACATGACCTATTCCCATTGAATTTTTCATTTCTGTTTCCAATTCACATAGTTTGTAGTAAATAGAATTTATGTTGTGCCAAAGCACTAGGAGCATAAATATTTATATGTACTCCTACCAGATATCAGTCATGAGACCTCATCATATCAAGAATTAATTAAGCTAGGAAACCCTAGCCTCCTCCTTCTCCGGAGAGCTGCTCGCTGCCTATCGCAGCCACAGCCGGTTGCCCATCCCAAAAGATCCTGCGCATCCCCAGCCTCCTCCTGCTGTGAGCGATTCGATAGAGTCACTGGCCGCAACCACAGCCGGTCGCCCATCTCGCCGCCTGCCAGATCTCCAGGACATTGAATTCCTTAATCAGGTATGTCTCTCTTCAACCATCGCACGGTCTAGGGTTTCGCTGAAGTTAGGCGCCTACGATGGCGGCGCCCACCAGTCCTCTGGTGGATCCTCCACCAATGGGGTCTCTTTCAAAAGGTGGTTCAGGACTTTTGTCGTATGCCCATGTAGTATTACATTCTCATGTTGTTAGCCCGTCATCTTCCTCTTTCAAATTAGTCATGAGATATCTTGTTGATATAGATGGAGATAATGGATTCATTTTCTCTAAGgctgagatgaacaaagtggcAGAAGATTTCCGGTTTGcattagttttgaaatttttgcgCTCTAAGCCATCCATTGACATTATccgtttgaatatcataaagtcTTGGGGCCTTTCAGAGATCCCTTCTATTAGTTTCATGAGTGATTTTCACGTACTGGTTCGAATGAATAATGAGcgagattttcttcatggatggtctcatgaaggaaggattttggctgGATTTTCGTTTCGTCTTTTTCgatggacaaaggatttcaaTATGAAGTGGGAACCATCCTtggcccctcaatggttatttctccctGGTCTTCCGATGCACATGTACAGGCTTGAGTGTTTACAGATTCTAGCCACGAGGTTTGGTCGATATCTGGAAACCGACAATGCTACGCTTAACCGAACTAGGGCTACGGGTGCGAGAATGTGCGTGGAAGTGGATTTATTGGCAAATCAGGTGGATGCTTTCCCGATTGTTGTTTCTGCAAATCAGAAAATTTGGCAGGAAGTGAGGTACGAAAAGCAAGGATTTTATGgtgagaaatgtcatagacaagggcattcaaaggtggtatgccGAGTGGGTGAAAGGAAACGGAAAATTGGGGATATACGTAAGGATACGAAAAATGCTAGACAAGAAAATCGACAAGAAGTTTGCGTGTGAAGCATTTGAATAAAGGTAAAGAAGTTCAGAATTTTCTTGTTTAGCATTTTTCGTATCCTTGCATATATCCCCAATTTTCTGTTTCCTTTCACCCACTCggcataccacctttgaatgcccttgtctatgacatttctcacaataaaatcaTTACTTTTTATACCTCACTTCCTGCCAAATTTTCTAATTTGCAGAAACAACAATCAGGAAAGCATCCACCTGATTtgccaataaatccacctccacgcaCATTTTCGCATCCGTAGCCCTAGTTCGGTTAAGCGTAGCATTGTCAGTTCCTAGAAATCGACCAAATCTTGTGGCTAGAATCTGTAAACAATCAGGCCTGTACATGTGCATCGGAAGACTagggagaaataaccattgagggACCAAGGATGGTTCTTGCTTCAGAttgaaatcctttgtccatcGAAAAAAACGAAACGGAAATCCAtccaaaatccttccttcacgagaccatccatgaagaaaatctcaTTCATTATTCATCTGAACCAGTAcgtgaaaatcatccatgaaactaacagAAGGGATCTCTGAAAAGCCCCAAAACTTTACGATATTCAAATGGATAACGTCAATGGATGGCCTAGAGcgcaaaaatttcaaaactaacgTAAACCGGAAATCTTCCgccactttgttcatctcagcCTCAAAGAAAAGGAATCCAATATCTCCATCTACATCAACAGGATATCTCATGGCTAGATTGAAAGAGGAAGACGACGGGTTAACAGCATGAGAACGTAATACTACATGGGCATACgacaaaaatcctaaaccacCTTTCGAAAGAGACCCCACTGGTGGAGGATCCACCAAAGGGCCGGCGAGCACCGCCATCGTAGGCGCCTAACTTCAGTGAAACCCTAGACCGTGCGATGGTTGAAGAGAGATACCTGATTGAGGAATTCAAATGTCCTGGAGATCCAACAGGCGACGAGATGGGCAACCGGTTGTGGTTGCGGCTAGTGAATCTGTCAAATCGCACACAGCAGGAGGAGGCTGGGTATGCGAGTAGGAGAGAGGGTTGGGATGCGCGGGATCTTTCGGGATGGGCTATGGCTGCAACAGGCCGAGCAGCTCTCCGGAGAAGGAGGAGGCTAGGGTTCAGGGATTGAAGAAGGTTCTGATTTGGAATTGAACGCCGGAGAAGGCGATGAATTTGGCTCGAAATTTGGGGGAAGAAGGGGGATTCAAAGTTGTGACCTACTCCTTCCATTACCACAACTTCCTCCAACAATGGCACATCCTTCTTGAAGCCTCCACTCTGTATGTATTCCTTCACACCTGGGGTGTTGTATGTAAGGTCCAGGTCCCCAACTATAAACTTTGTTGGAACTTTCACTTGTGCTCCAGTCCATACTGCTGTGAGCTCCCAGTTTCTGCAAAAATGAAACACAACCCGCAATGGCCGGAAGGGGCAAACAAATGTATTAGACCATAAAACTGTTCCAAAATGGAAAGGCTAAGTCGAGAGAGAGAGTTGTTTTATGCATAGAAGTTCTTCTTAATATATGATTCAAGCAATTTGTGTGTCTCGGTTCTAATGCCTAGATCGAATTTCATCTTCTTCTAAGCAGTGCATGCTGGTAAAAAGCAATAAATTTCAGCACATAACAATGGAATGCACAGGAGGTGAATTCTTCTATTCCCGTAAGAAATGATTTATCATCTAAAGCACAGAAGGTGGAATCTCTTATGAACATTTAGTATATGGTGTTTTGATATTTGATTCATCATTTGGGTGGAAAGGTTTCTCGTCGACTGTCTATAATCAATTCTGTGTGCTCTGCAATTCACATATTACAATTCAAAAAGGTTGCAGAAGACATACAGATCGAGACAGCGATAGTAGTTGAGTCCTACAGTGAAGCCCTTCTGGCTAAATTTGCTGGCACAGTAGTTGACATCTTCTTCTAAGAGCCAAGAGGGTGAGGTAAGCGGGTCATTGGGTGAACCACCAAATCTGTTTTCCTTCGGCACACAGAGCGGACGTGGATCTAGAAGCGAGAAAAATTTATTGATCATGTTTACAGTGCTGTGGCGTGCAAACTCTTCTTCTGCTTCACCAGGTTTCTGCCGCACAATTGGTAATAACAAGACTATGAAAAATGGATTTGTACACAAAGTTTGCGAACAAGGGAAACTTTCTAATTAGCATGGATTAACAGTAAATCAACAAGGAGAATTAAAAGGGATTTGAATCACtatgacaatcaagaacaaattaACATCTGAGACAGTGAACAATTGAGAGCACAATTTGCAATCTCGGGTAATATAACAACACATAATCTGAGTAGTTTTCCCCCTTGCCTTGGCACATACATTTAATTCCAAACAACATATAATTTTGACTTCAAAAAAGATGAAAACAAAATTTTCCTGAGCTGAAATTTACTTTAAGTTGTATTTAGGAGCATGAATTTcaggttttgaatttaaattttaagggtTTAGACAAAAATCAATATTGTTGGGGTACTGAATTTAATCTAAAAcccacataaaataaaatttaaagttcaaatttcaaaattccaaaCTCGGAGTTTGAGTAATTATGAACCATTTTTGGATGCGAAGATTCATAATTTGTGGGTTTGCATTATTTCCCACTTTGAATTTAGCATCAATTTTCTTTCCTTCTGAGGTGGGGGTTGAGGTCACAACCACTATTAGGTTGATAACATAGTTACTTGAAAATTTGttattcttttaaaaaatcaTCACATTCATTGTTACAATAATGTATTCAATGTTTATACAAGACAACAGAGTGCTTTTTCTCACCCCACTTACCGCTGCCCACAAGGAACTTACCAAGAAAATCCAAGCATAGATGGTATCCCTGCCTAAAGTAGAGATATTGCTCATTAATGATTCTCACGAGATGGGACCTAGGGTTTTGACTTATTGCAAGGCCAAATTTCAAAACATAATCTTGCAAATCTAAAAAGCAGATGGTCATATCTGAATGAAAACGATACAAGTCATTATTAGACAttaaattgaaaatatatattttgtatttcttCAAAGAGCATAATTTTAAGGActtaatttggatttgtattgattTAATACAAAATAGTATTAGATTTTGTCGATTCAcacaaatacaaatttaaatttcaaaacagGTTATAATAATTAtacgaataaaaaaaaaaggacctGAAATCTGCAAACGTAGTGATCATCACCGAGAGCAGCGCGCATGGATTCCAAGGGCTTGTGCAGGGGACTGGGAGGGCGAAAGGGAATGGTGAGGCTGACGTGAGCGGCAACCCAATCGGGGCGGAAGAGGCAGAAGTACCAGGCGACGATGGCCCCCCAGTCGTGGGCGACGACGAAGACCTTCTCCAGCCCCAGTGAGTCCAGGAGCCCCACCAGGTCTCCGGCGATGTGGAGCACCGAGTACGCGGCGGCGTACGGCGGGGCGTCGGAGTCGCCGTAGCCGCGGAGGTCGGGGGCGAGGGCGCAATAGCCGCGGGAGGCGAGGAAGACCATCTGGTGACGCCAGGAGTACCAGAGCTCAGGGAAGCCATGAATGAGGAGCACCGCCGGCCCTTCTCCTTATCTCCGGCACGTGCATGTTTATGCCGTTCGTCCTCACCGTCCTGTGCTCTATCTTCTCCATCCCTCCCTCTCTCTGTGTGTACTTAGACTTCACGGGTTTTTTCCCGGTTGcctttt includes:
- the LOC131155578 gene encoding uncharacterized protein LOC131155578; protein product: MAASPLNPKANYHVRSISLPSRTHPLNLQFEEHLCRLRACEDTSSSTLSSTCEKIGVLMDLFDCAHDLLLLPHIQQQTSAQECHKQFVDNALDGSLRLLDVCGTAKDALLQTKESTQELQSILRRRRGGELGLADKIGDYLALGEKRKRGIKKYLRKLKGVENKCSFSPLDSSHDIVAMASMFTDLEAVTFSVFESLLSYISGLKVKSRLSSWSLVSKLMHRKHTACEEEATDTSEFEKVALALCALIGCKEGKSISQHVENVQKRLGKLGSRVQDLEEGLDCLFRSLIRTRVSLLNILNH